A single Anatilimnocola floriformis DNA region contains:
- a CDS encoding DUF1501 domain-containing protein → MLRSFANIQTDRHGITSRRGFLGQMAAGIGAGAMTLSWRDMLLAKAKEIQKNGKSMILLWMDGGPSQFETFNPKIGSANQGPATAIKTKLPGVEFAEYWPKTAEVMDKIALIRSMQSTERDHFRAIKLVRTGYPIKPTINYPTWGSVVARDRYNPDFDLPAFVRIGKPRIKTRDVNSGVLGPRYESFKIDEAGTLPEDVLPRVSPEVLARRLSLASELDQQFAAAGSAKAALEQQEIYKRTSRFVLSPLLKSFKLDNEPEKLRDAYGRNYFGQACLLARRLVETGVSFIEVINGGSFGDQGWDTHKRGFKENPLLAGETDSAYATLLNDLADRGMLEKTVVVWMGEFCRTPKFDADGGRDHYSDGWLCGFSGGGVKTGQVIGATDKDGVKVSDRPVGVQDLFVTFCHLLGMNPHDEYITDQQQPLKLVEGGKLITELF, encoded by the coding sequence ATGCTCCGCTCATTCGCCAATATCCAAACCGACCGTCACGGCATCACCTCTCGCCGAGGATTTCTCGGTCAAATGGCCGCCGGAATCGGCGCGGGAGCAATGACTCTCTCTTGGCGCGACATGCTCCTCGCCAAGGCCAAGGAGATTCAAAAGAACGGCAAGAGCATGATCTTGCTTTGGATGGATGGCGGGCCGAGTCAGTTCGAGACATTTAACCCCAAGATCGGATCGGCGAATCAAGGGCCAGCCACGGCGATTAAGACGAAGCTGCCTGGCGTCGAGTTTGCCGAGTACTGGCCGAAGACTGCCGAGGTGATGGATAAGATCGCCCTGATCCGGAGTATGCAGAGCACCGAGCGCGATCACTTCCGCGCGATCAAGCTCGTCCGCACCGGGTATCCGATCAAGCCGACGATCAACTATCCGACCTGGGGCTCGGTCGTGGCCCGCGATCGTTACAACCCCGATTTCGATTTGCCTGCCTTCGTCCGCATCGGCAAGCCGCGAATCAAGACTCGCGACGTCAACAGCGGCGTTCTCGGGCCGCGGTATGAATCGTTCAAGATCGACGAAGCCGGCACGCTCCCCGAAGATGTTCTGCCCCGCGTTTCGCCCGAGGTCCTTGCGCGCCGGCTCTCGCTGGCCTCGGAACTCGATCAGCAATTTGCCGCGGCAGGTTCGGCAAAGGCCGCGCTCGAACAACAAGAGATCTACAAGCGGACGAGTCGTTTCGTGCTCAGCCCGCTCTTGAAATCGTTCAAGCTCGACAATGAACCTGAAAAACTGCGTGATGCCTATGGCCGGAATTATTTTGGCCAGGCCTGCTTACTTGCGCGGCGGTTGGTCGAGACCGGCGTGAGCTTTATTGAGGTGATCAACGGCGGTAGCTTTGGCGATCAAGGTTGGGACACGCACAAGCGGGGCTTCAAAGAGAACCCACTCCTCGCCGGCGAAACGGATTCGGCCTACGCGACGCTGCTCAATGATCTCGCCGATCGCGGCATGCTCGAGAAGACGGTCGTCGTTTGGATGGGCGAGTTCTGCCGCACGCCGAAGTTCGACGCCGACGGCGGCCGCGACCATTACAGCGATGGCTGGCTGTGCGGCTTCAGCGGCGGCGGTGTGAAGACGGGCCAAGTGATTGGCGCCACCGACAAGGACGGCGTGAAAGTGAGCGACCGGCCGGTCGGCGTGCAGGATTTGTTCGTGACCTTCTGCCATCTGCTGGGAATGAATCCGCACGACGAATACATCACCGACCAGCAGCAACCGCTAAAACTGGTTGAAGGCGGTAAGCTGATAACCGAGTTGTTTTAG